The sequence below is a genomic window from Sparus aurata chromosome 6, fSpaAur1.1, whole genome shotgun sequence.
gtgctggtcggcccCGTCAGTGTATCTATGTATCCATGACTGTAAGTCACCGTGGACAAAATCGTCTGCTAAATGTTGATCTAACCAGGAGGTGAGACAGTATTTAGTTAAGCAGGAGGTGAGACAGTATTTAGTTAAGCAGGAGGTGAGACTTGTTTTCCAGCCTGACTTCAGGTAACTCGCTgtctatttctttttcttcttcttcttcttcaggtgtGGTTGATGGAGGACGACAGACATATTCTGGCTGTTCTGTCGTGTCAGGACCGAGCTcgtcgaggaggaggaggaggaggaggtggaggtggaggaggggaggttGTTCTTAATCCAAACAGTCTGACAGGTGAGACAACTGAAGATAAACTTTCTCCAGTATGAGCCGAACAGATCCGTGACTATAAcagactgtctctctctcaggaggaggagccgTGGACCCGTCTCACCGCTCCTCAGACTGTCTCGTCATCACCATCATGGAGCTCCCTGACGAGTCTCCGTCCTCGGACTCACTGAGCATGCTCAATGTGGTGGGTGTGTACCGCCCCCCCTCTCTTGACTCGTTGCCATGCAACCTGCCGGCTCACAAGTGTCGCGCCTGGACGTCGCGCAGCTTCCCCCGCTGCCTGCTGGGGGCGCTCTGCCTGGTCAGTATGTTGTAATGAGTACATGTGAGACAGGTGGGCTGACGGGCGAGctgacaggtgtgtgtctgatgtttgGACAGGTGTACTTCAGCTCTCTGCCTCTGGGGATTTACCTGCTGATGATTGGTCAACTGTGGCTCGGCGTGGTCCTGGTCAGTCTGGTGCCGtccacgctgctgctgctcgtcctCTACGGCTTCTGTCAGTGTCTGTGCCACGAGCTGAGGGAGGCGCTCGCTACACGCACGCTGCCGTGACAACAGCACGTTGCAATGACAACGGCGACTCTGCGCTGCCATGACGACCACATGCTGCAGTGACGAC
It includes:
- the LOC115583931 gene encoding E3 ubiquitin-protein ligase RNF182 codes for the protein MSHLKEAESGREMEGKVQTWAQSLVYTLEELECKICYNRYDTRSRKPKLLGCLHRVCAKCLKKMVDIGESSPSVISCPFCRHETHVPDEEVWLMEDDRHILAVLSCQDRARRGGGGGGGGGGGGEVVLNPNSLTGGGAVDPSHRSSDCLVITIMELPDESPSSDSLSMLNVVGVYRPPSLDSLPCNLPAHKCRAWTSRSFPRCLLGALCLVYFSSLPLGIYLLMIGQLWLGVVLVSLVPSTLLLLVLYGFCQCLCHELREALATRTLP